In Cyclobacteriaceae bacterium, the DNA window GTTTGTATGATCGCGGGAGAAAAGAAGATTGTTTGAAAGTGAATAAATACGGATCTAGAATTGTAGTAGGCGTTTATGCTCTTTTAAACATCTTCTTCATTTGGCTGGCAATAATCTAAAAAAGAGCGTTGAGCGTGCTCAATTCCCACTTTTGAGAATGGTATTCTCCTAGATTTTATTTTTAGTGTCAATCACAATTGTTACGGGTCCATCATTTAAAAGATTCACCTGCATATCTGCACCAAACTCTCCTGTCTGAACGGGTTTTCCTAACTGATCTGTTAACTGCTTTACAAATTTTTCATAAATAGGAACGGCTATCTCAGGGCGCGCTGCCTTGATGTAAGAAGGTCTGTTTCCCTTCTTTGTGCTTGCCTGCAACGTAAACTGACTCACTGCAATGATATCGCCACCATCATCACGAACACTGACGTTCATCACACCCTGCTCGTCATTGAAAATACGCAGATTAATGATCTTGGACGATAGCCATAAAATA includes these proteins:
- a CDS encoding D-tyrosyl-tRNA(Tyr) deacylase; amino-acid sequence: MIAVIQRVRNASVEISGAIKSRIDKGLLILVGIEEADNDEDILWLSSKIINLRIFNDEQGVMNVSVRDDGGDIIAVSQFTLQASTKKGNRPSYIKAARPEIAVPIYEKFVKQLTDQLGKPVQTGEFGADMQVNLLNDGPVTIVIDTKNKI